Genomic segment of Vidua macroura isolate BioBank_ID:100142 chromosome 17, ASM2450914v1, whole genome shotgun sequence:
TGCCCCAAGGAACCCAAATCCTGACTGGCTCAGGCACATGGGTTGGTTCTGCAGGGTCAGGAGTGGGGGAACCCAAAGACCTCCAGGCACAGGCACTGGCAGAGGCTGTAGACAATGCAGAGAAGGAGGGTGGAGGGCACAAGACTGACCAGGATGATGCCCAGGCTGTGGTGCTCAATGAGCAGGAGGTAGATGCCGAAGGGCAGGGAGCTGAAGTAGAGGAGGCAGAGAACACCCAGAATGAAGCGGGGGATGGCTTGCCACCCCCAGGAGCGCCACTTCTGCCCAGGGCCGTGGCAGGGCAGAGCACCCAGGCTCGTGGGGCGGTACAGCCGCACCacctccagcctgcccaggctCTCTGGTGGGGCTACGTCCTCTGGCACCTCCAGGATGGTGACAACCAGGCAGTCGGGGCTGGATGTGGGCTCCAGCACGCTGGGGCAAAGGAGTACCTCAGGAGATAGGGGTGGACCCCGTTTCTTGGCCCGTTCACGGCCTGTCAGCAGTGCCAGCGCCTCACCGtcatcctgcagctgctgcacgtCCCCGCCCggcactgggctgtgctggcggCAGAAGGGGCAACGGAGCTGGGGGGTTGAATTGTCCCCCGGGGGAACAATCCTGCGCAGGCAGCGGGCACAGAGGCGATGGCCGCAGCGGAGCAGCTTGGGCCTGCGGGCACGGGCGTCGAAGCGGCTGTAGCAGATGTGGCACTCCAGCTCGGGGGACGAGGGTGCCACCGGCGGGGACACCAGTTTGCTCTCTGGCTGGGCCATGCTCCTGGtgggctgctgggggctgcccgggctgcagggagggggcaCCGCTgtcagccagggctgagggcaGGCCCCGGGCCCGCTGCCTCCCACGCGTGGGGTCCCAGCACCGCTGCATCCCATGGTCATTGTCCCGGTCAGACCCGGCGGCTCGGTGGGAGAGCGGGGCAGTGAGAGCAGAATGGTGGCGACAGTCCCCTCCCCGGCCTCGACTCCAACCCCCGCCCGGTGCCACCGGCGCTGGGACTCGCCGTCATCCCGGCCCCtgctttgcagggaaaaaaaatcgcTTCCAGAGGCCGGCACCAGCGGAAGGGCAGCTCCCGGACACATCTTCGGCCCTCACGGTGCGTGCGGGTTCCCTGGGGCCCCAGGACGACTCCGAATACCGGCTCTGCCGGCGGTGGGaacccccccccgccccgcaccCCCGCTCCCCGGGCGAGCAGCTCTCGGTCCGTACTCCCCGCCCCCGCTCCCGGTCCGCACCGCATCCTCTCCCGTACCTGCGCTCCGCGCCGCAGCTCCCGGCGGGGACACGGCGGCGGGTCGGTCCCCGCCGCCGGCGGGCTCGGTGGCACGGGTGGGCTCCGCGGCGGCGGGCGAGGGCCCGGCAGCCCCATGGGGGGAGGCGCGGGGCGCTGCCCGCCGCGCTGCGGGGGCGAGCACGGCGCAGGGGCCGCCGGCAGCGCCGCGGCGTTGGCCCGGTAACGGGGAGCGGGGAACGGAGGGGGAGCTCGGACGGGCCGTGCTGGAGCCCTGCGGAGCCCCCTCCTGCAGAGGCGGGCCCCGCCGGCTGCTGAGGGGTAGGCGCAGGGGTCGATGCAGGGGGCGGTGCGGGGTTTGGTGCGGGATCGGTGCGGTTCCCGGTACTCCAGGGTTCCCCGCTCACGGTCAGCCCTGAGGATGCTCCTTCCCGGCGTGGGGCCTGCGGTAGCGGCGCTTGGGGTTCAGCATCCCCGGGCAGTCGAGTCGGGGGCACTCGGGGGACACAGCACTTGACAGGCTCAGGCTGGGTTCAAGCCCCCCTGCTCATCCTACACTGCAGGTTGTGTTTCTCAAGCCCAGTCATATCCACCCCCAGCCGCTTACAAGCGCCTTATAAGGCGTTTCCAGCAGCCCCGGGGGGGCAAAAGCACTCAGGgatctcctccttccctccagacAGGAGAGTGGCAGCACTGCCCACCGCAGGGACAATGGTAGTGAGGGCCTTTTCGTTCAAATCGTCCAGGTTTAGTACAGCCTGATGGACCTTTTATGTGAGGGCTCCAGCTCCTGGTGTGCCTCATTCCCCCAGTCCTGCCCGTAGCACCCACTGCTCCCAACTCTCCCACAGCTGCCCCTCACACCACAGCCCCCCACAAATTGACCTAGTCCTGGTTATCTGCCCTTGAAATGCCCCCAGTGTCAACCTGATGTGCCCCATCAACCATCTCTTGCTCTGTCAGGATAAAGGAGACTTGAGAAGCAGTCCACACCACCAGGCTTCTGGCCACTGATGTCACTTACACGGCCCCTGTGAGACCACAGCCACTGGATACTTAACTGGGTAACTGTCCCTCACCTGAGGGAGCGGGCAAAGGGCTCAGTGTGCACTGACTGACCAAGGGGTGGGTTAGGGACACTCCCAGCATCAGCACATCTCTGCTCACCTGTGCCTCAGGAGCAGGTGGTCTTGGGTCAAAAACAATGatttaaggggggaaaaaggctTTATTAACTGCCACATTCACAACTGACATTCCCAATTGCCCTGACTTAAAGAACATCAATGATCTCCTTGCCACCATCAAAAGCATCTCTGGAGAGCTTTGAAGTGTCTGGGAGTGGCCAGGATCTGGTGCTGGGCAATTCCTGCCCAATTCAGGGTGGCAATGGCACCACCAGTGCTGTGGCACTGACACTGGTAcagcaccagcagtgctgaggcaCCCCACAGGAGAGgttggctgtgctgcctgcccCAACGAGTCCAAAGGCAGTGCACTTCCCTGCACTTCTCCAAGAGGAGAGCACCAAAACCTCACCGAAACAGTGTGGTCACCAGGCTGCTTCAGGGGCTCACACTGGTCATTaggaaacaaaactcaccaggagggcagggctgcctggAATAGGGCAGATGCCAGACAGTTctgaaaaaccaaaccccaacaTTTTTCTACCTTCCACCCAGGCAGAGACCAGACAGGGGTGAGCACAGACCCCAGACACCAAAGAAGGCAAGTCATGGACACAAGCAGAGCTGTATGCTGGTTTTAATGTTCCTAAGAACTAGgaaacagaaatcaaaaatagattttgctcttcttgataaaagtaataaaatggtTAGCGGTGTTAAATTAATccttacaaaacaaaacccaaggaGGTTAAATAAAGCCCGGAGGCTCCGCATAAAAACCACAATGACTACAAAACAGCTGCAAAGACATCTTTACACACCAAATAAACTCttctcctctgctccttccctctccaggaCACAATGTCAGCGAACACAGGACTCACACATGAGAAAGAAACACAGATGCGATGGGAGCAGCCCCACGAGGAGCGTGGGCGCCACAGACAGAACTATTTACACTATGGACACGGAGCCGTGCTGGGGCCAGTCCGGCCGCAGGAGCCCCCGGGCTCTGCCCGTCCCTCTCCTGCCGGGGCCCCTCCGGCCGCGGCGCTCAGCGCCCAGCACTCGCGCTtgccatccatccctccatctgTTCCACCGTCCTTCTGCCTGCCCACGCGCGCgtcccagctctggctgtccCTTCCCTCGGCGCTCCGGCGTCGCGGAGCTGCCGGCTCCTCCTGCCGCGCCACACTGGGCTCCCTCGCCCCTGGTgagggctgtggctgagcctcCTCTCCCACTGGCCGCCGGACGCTCCCGGCTCCTGGGGGCTGGCGTGCAGTTCGCAGAGGAGAGCAGGTGCCgtggagctgctgtgcaggagtCCCGGGCCGGTGCTGCGCAGCCAGCAGTCTCTGCTGCCCCGGCCAGCCTCCCCCGGGGCCACCGGCACGTCCCCTGCTGCCTCGCACCTCTGCCTTAGTTGGGATTAGTCTCtcggctgctgctctgctctcgGCCCAGCTCCCGCTCTTTGTCcgctgtggaggaggaggaggaggatgaggacgaggaggaggaagacGAGGAGCTGAGGGTTCGGCCCGAATGCTTGTAGGCTGCAACGAGCTCCTGCAGCCGCTCCGGCGTGGGCTCCCACTTGGCAAAGCCGGCGCTGTTCTGCAGGAAGAGGACGGCTGTGTTGTGCACAGCCTTGTAGTACATCTCCTCCCTGCAAGGGAAGAGCACAGGCATCAGCACCTCCCCTGGGCCCCCCCAAAGCCCTCCTCCTCTTACTGCCTTCACTAGGACAAGTATTTGTCCATCCTTTCTCATTATTctgagcagaagggaggcaCAGTGCAGCCTCGGGCAGTTCTGAGTACAGAAGTAGAGGCTCCTGAGCTTCCAGAGCGAGAAAACACTGATGCTGCAGAGCCCCACTGCTCCCTACACACGTGTGCTGGaacctgcctgtccctgcagaggggaCTCAGCACAGTGAGGTATCAGTCCTAAACAGGTAAGAACTTCAGTGTTCAGGTACCTGTTGCTTAAACAAGCTGCTGCTCACACTTGTTgcctcagcagcagagcagagaccaGCCTGCCCCACTGGGGACCAAACCCCCACTGCCCCTTGCCTCTGCTCCCCCAGTGacagccagctgctgcagcacaagcaGCCACTGGGCCTGAGGGCTGGCAGAGGCACAGATCAGTGCCACAGGCGTGACCTGTTCCAGCTGGACTCATGCCCAAGGCATACACCTCGCACAAGCTAAAGTTAGCAGTCATTAAACAGACGTTGAATTCACCATGGTGTCTGCCCATCCTAAACACCCAAAGTGATGATGCGCTGCGCTTGTCCTTGCCTGCTCCCTGCTTCCCACTGATTTCAGCTTGGAAGAGGATATTTCTGTCACACAGCTTCAGAGCTGTGTTCCCAAAGGAGCTGAGAACAAAGCCTACTTTTTGCAGACGTGCTGGGACCCGCTGCGGTACTCGTGATCGAAGGCCGGCAGGATGAGCTGGTGTCGCTTGAACTTGCTCTGCTCCATGCGCGTCAGGGCTGGCGTGGGGGGGTCCCGCCACTCGGGGATGAAGACAATGAAGGAGAGCGGCTCGCTGGAGCTCTCCAGCAGTTTCTAGTGcaagaagaaaaggaacaatCTCAGCACTGACTGAGCAATGACGTGTTTAATGAGTCCTACAGAAAGGAAATGCTTCTGCTTCaagagcagtgcccagctgtcACTGTCCTCTGTCCCTCAGGGCGCAGGAGTGGtggggagcagaggatggacagcacagctccatcccaaaCAACCCCACTGGTGACCAGACATACCTCAAAGTGAGAGACCATGGCATCCATCAGCTCCTCACAGAACGGAGGATTTGCCTCAAAAGAACCACTTATAGGGAAGAAATCCAGGCATGGGCTAGAGAAAGAGGCAAAGATCCCCATCAGCTTGTCCTGAGTCATCTCATGGgcacacacccacacccacacagAGCAAGGGAACGTAATACTCACCCCCTGGATCCAAAATACCCGTCTGTGTCCAAGAAGGCTGAACAGTACTGTTTAAAATAGCAATTCAGGGGCGAGGCAAAGCATTCAAAACTCACTCCAAAGAGCTTGTGGAGGGCTTCAAAGATGTGCACGGGAAGTGCCCCTTGCAGACCAGTGCCTTCGTACAGCCCCACACCGAACATCATCTGAGGAGAGCAAACCCTGGTGAGCCGTGCCAGCACTCGCTGTTCCTGCTGTTCCCTTCACTGACCACGGACCCAGGGCCACATGTCCATGCACCCACTCCTCTAGGTATGCAGGGCCCCTTCATCCTTTCTCAAATTCCTGTAGGTCCTTGTATGTACCCAAGAATGCTCTTTTGAGATTTTATCCAACTCTGACCCCACAAAACCATCAGTTTTCTCTTATACCCAAGTGACCCTTCAGCTGTCCCTCAGAGTCAAGAGCTACTGAAGGTTTCCTTCACAAAGACCTTTACCTACACCGAGGTCTCCTGTCAGGACCACAACTGCTCCCCAATCCACAGTCCTACCTCAGCACAGCATAAGCAGAATACAGACCCAGTTTAAACCCCGTGTTGCTCCAGGCTCCCAAAGCTGTGACCCTTTCCCAGAGCAAAGACAAGTTCCCAGTGCTGCCAAGGCTTTCTGATGTACATCTGTACCTGATATCGACGGAGAAGGCACCAAACCCTGGGCAGGAACTTTTCAAAGCCTGAGTCGTCGATGCAGCTGTACCGATAAAGAAGCCACTGGAAGAGAAAGCCAAGCCACTGAAGACATCAGGAACAGCTAAGCTATGGTGATACACGCACATTGTGACAGGGAGAGGGAGGCTGAGGAGCaggtgggctctgcagggagttGTCAGCACATCTGCTGTCACTGAGTGAGCCACCAGCTTGTCACTAACATGAAATGAATGAACCACCACAGCAGCACGTGTCTCTCAGCAAGGATTGCCTTGGTTTGAGTACAATGTTCTGGCAGCACAATACTTATTCAGAGCACATACCCAACACCTGGGAAATACTCCCAGCAGAGCTTGACCCCAGCTGAGGGGAGGGTATCTGTCCTCATGGCCATGGCAGTGTCTGAGAGCCCTGCAGGGTCAGTTGGCCAGCCTCTGCCCAGCCTTGCCCGGGAGACGACCCTGCCCCGAGGTGCAGCAGCGGTGCCCAGCCCTTACCAGCTTGCTGAAGTAGTTGCGGCTCACTTTGACCATCTCCCCCTTGTACCGCACACACGCCACGTTGTTCTCCATGTGCATCTCCACGCTGGGGAGCGGTGGGGAGGGGATGGCCAGTCTCACAGGGTAGCAGTACACCAGCCTGTCCTGGACCTCAGGAGCTTCTACCTCAGCTATGGAGAATGAACAGAAAGGCAACCTGTGAGAAGCCAAGGTTATTCAGGACCAATCTTCAGTCCACCTCAAAAGACACAGCAAACCAAACAGGGCTCAAGAGCAGGGTGGTCCTCCCAAAAAACCACCATGGTGGTCCCTCACAGATCTTGTAGGCAGCTACCTAGGTTCAAAGCTGATTCCCCAATGCAGACAGCACACATCCACCCCAGCGTCCTGAGGAGTGTtccaaacacacaaaacactctttttgttgttactgtttcttatttcattttgccCCAAACTCATCCAAAGCACAATAAAAATTCACAGGCTGCGAAATGCAGGAGGCAAAGGAATCTCCCTGCACCTTGTGGTTATCCATTGCCTCAGCTTCAGGGAGAGCTCATAAATCAGCTGGAAGGAATCTCTGACTTATGGGGTTGGAAGATAAACATCAAAAACAATAGCAAAAGGCAGACACTGGGGACCTGAAGGGAGCCTGAGGAGAGCCAGGAcccaaaagggaaaaggacaaCAGACAGTGGCAATGAAAGGAGCAGACCTCatggaggaaggaaaagctgaCTAGAGGCAGATGTACAGAtgtgaacaaaagaaagaacagagaaaatagCAAGGAACACGAACTCTGCCAAGAAAGGGTGCACAGTCACAAGCTGGGAGACAGAGGGGTGCAGAAAGGTGCtcagaacacagaaaatgtgGCAAACGACAATAAAGGGAGAACACTCAGCATTACTAAGGGAGTGTCAGCTGTCTCATGAATTCAtgaagcagcaaagcaaaaaagcatGGTCCAGTGAAATGAATGAATGCCCTGCTCAGTGTGACCTGCTCCTAACAAGCTACTTCGTCTTGGCAAATCACATATTTGTAGTATCAGATGTTACAGCTGGTCACAGAACGTGATGGAAGAGAGTCTGTCACTGCACAGACACTGTGACTGAAAGCTGAGGCCTATGTTGGACTGGCTGTTTCTTACTTTGAAACACAGATTTTCTGACTTTTGGAGACAGAGCTGCCTTCCCAACAGGTAACACTCTCTGAATAGGGACAGGCCAGACCATGGGCCTTtaactgcagtgctgcagctcttcaaAGCTGGCTGCATACCAGAGATATTGTTCTCCTTGAGTATGGCAAGATGCTTCTCCCGGATGCGCTTGACGTATTCCAGGGATATGTAGTAAATTTTACTGCAGATGCCTTCGACAGAgtccttggctgcagcagaCACATGGGGCCCACACTGTTTGCGTAAGTGCTCCAGGCGGTCCTGAGGAAACAGAGAACCAGTCTCTCATATGGCCACCACTGGCTCTCCAGGGGTCTTCAGTGTCTCCAGGCTGCTCTCCCATGGCACACACCAAGGGGAGGCAATGGCAGCCATCTCCAGAAGGACCTGTACATGCCCCCTCCCCAgttccctgtgcccagccacACATCAGTGGTACACTGACCATATAGTCCTCCTTGGAGGCAGAATGGTCCCGTCGCAGCCAGCTGAAGGTGTCCTCCACATTCCACTTCACCACCTTCCTGCTGTCTGGGGAAGCACTCCTGCAAAAGCAGAGGCAAAATTTAACTCACAGCTGCACAGCAAGATATTCTACCCCCCTCCAAAGTTTTCTATGAGCGAGGAATGTGGACACTGACACTTGTAAAGGCCCATCCCCGTCACTCCCCTCCAGTTCTCTGGAAAGGCCTTCCAGACATTTGCATGATTGCGGACTGCTATATTCTCTCCAAAACTTGGTGTAGCTGGCTGCTGTCCTCTCTGCAACAGGAGAGGCCCACAAAGCCTTTATTTGTCATGGCACTGGTCCATTTTAACACTGCCTCTAATTTTCAAGTACCACTAGGGGCTTGTGACTCTGAGAAAACTACCCTGTTTAcaagcttttcctttcccccacaAGGTTCTCCCTCACTATCTTCCTCAGTTCTGTCTATTGTGGCAGAACTGGTCAGAAAAACCCTACCTTGTATACAAAATGCCACTGTAAGTTTGTTGCTCTGTAACAGCAGCGAGTGCCCAAGCACTCCTGATTTTCCTGATTTTATCTCAGGGATAACAAAGGACATTCCACACCCAGTATTTCATTGTCTCCACACACATTCAGCTCCCCAGTATTACATTTTACAATAATGTCATTATCAAAAGACGGCTTCAGCacaactgtttttcttctgtatgttcCTAACCTTGCTTTTCCTCAATAACATTAATAATATCCAGTGCTGGATAAGGCAGGATGAGAAGGCCCTATAgtccttttgtcttttctgaacGTGACGGCACTACGAGAAGAGCTCCCACCTGGATTCAATCAGTCGTTTCGCAGCCTCAGCATACTTGAAGAGCAGCCTCTTGGCTTCCTCTCGGAACTTAATTCTGGATAACCTGAGGTAAGTTAAATTCATATGCATGAGTCTCACAAAGGCATGGAAGAGAGGTTCAGTTCCCCAGCTTTCCTTCACCAGCATCCAAACAAAGGGAAGCACCACAGCAGAACCGCGGCAGGTAAATCACCAGACCAGACTGACCCAGAACCATCCCAACAAAGTGCTCTGTTTGTGAACAGTACCTGATGGGAATGTCATTCATGATCTCTCTGAACATGGAAGGAGACACTACTGGCTCGCAGTCACTCGGTAAAAGAGGATCTGTCCCTTTATCAACCACTTTCCTCTCCAACATCCAGCGATTAAATGACTCCCTTGGGGGGTCAATCCCTGGAGATGCACAGAGAAGGGTCTAATCAATACAATAGAGAAATGCCCAGTAGCTCTGATAAGGATCATCACACAAAGTTCTGCCTAATCAATTAACAAACAATGGCACAGAGTATAATCATCACAAAAAGAGACTATAGGGACTAGACAGGCATAAAACAGAAGTCAAATCACAACACTAGAATTGAGAAGGAAATCAAAGGAACCCAACAGAAACTCACCTTCTCGCTGCTGACAGAGCTCACGGTAATGCTGCCGCAGCTTGAGAATGAGCTGGGACCGGAGCAGCTCCACCTCAGGGTGTGGAGAAAGCACTTCTGATGGTGCCCTCTGCTTAATCACAGCATTTGTCTGAATATCCAGGTCCCAGTATACTCTGTGGCAAAAGCAAATGTCATCAGGATAACCAGATCATTGgctaattataaaatattacttttaagGATGCTTCCTTGGGCTGTTTCACCAGCCAGGAAACCAAACTATCAAGACTCCTGGCAGTGATTTATCCCTCAGGTTTCTCGAAGATATCTGGAAACCTGTGTGGCTCAAACACTTGACtgagaaaggagcagaaaacaAATGGACACAACTCACTCAGTTGGTCGTAGAAGAGCTGCCTGCTGTTTGTCTTCAGGTGAAACACACCATGCCTTCAAAACAGAGGTTCCTGGAAtactgggagagctggggactGGCTGAGCAGCTGGGTTCCCTGGGACATCCGCCTGTGTGTGTGAAAGATGCATTACTGCACCAGAGAGCCAGGTAAAGGAGAAGGAGGCCAGTGAATCAGAAAGTCCCACACCAGAACACCACACAGGAGACCCCCAGGAGCTCTCCAGCCCCCCTTGGTTTCAAGCTGCACATGTTTGTTTCAGAGCACCACACCCACCTTGGGCTTCTTCACACTGTTGCCACTCGGTGGAACCTCTTCTGAGAatcttctcttcctctgcttgCTCTCCACAGAAGCATCTGCCACTCCACCTTCCAGTGGCATTGGAGCCGCGTTCAGTCCCAGAGGGTCTGACTATGAGAGTCCAAACAACAACGACACACGTCAAGCTCACCCACTGCCACTGCAGCATCCCATTGCGCTGCTCCCAGCTTCCACATGGATGGAAATAAGGACACCACTAGTCACACCTGCACAAAGCTGAAAGATTCTCTTCTAGATGTCTATATGCTttgtaaaaatactttaatgaGAAGAACTCATCACAAATCCCCCACGCTGACTGTTCTTTGAGTGGTGCATGACTTCTGGAACAGCATCACCTGACAGGCACCTGACAGAGGAACACTTCCCCAGAATCGTGCCAGACAACGGACCGAGCAAGGAGTTCTGAAGGCACAGAACCTCCCACACCTGTAATCTGAGGCCCACAGACCATGAAGACCCCAGTCCTGGCACAGCATTCCCAAGGTGAGTGAGCACTTACTATGACATCgtgctgtcccagcacaggcatTTCCCACAGAGATTGGTTGGTGAAGCGGTTGAAGTAGTACGGGCGGTTCTCCCGCTTGCTCCAGCACTTCTCCCAGCCAGCCTGCACCAGCTCATCTGAGAGGACAGTGAGAGTCAGGAGAGGAGCATCCTGCACGACAGACCTGCCCTGCAGGTGCCCAGCACTGTCACAGCGCACTCTGAAATCATTCCCAGCCTCCCTTGGCAGCCTTGTTTCACCCCCCTCCCCActgccagggccctgcagaATTCCCAAAGGCAGTCAGTACCTGGCAGGTCCTGTACCAGGCGCATGGGTttgggggagctgggctggttcTGGTTGGAGGTGCCAGGTGAGTGACTCATGAGAGACGCTTCCTCCGCAGGGCTTCTGTGATTCTCATTGGCCATTTCTCAGCAACCACACTGGAAAAAACAAGAGTAATATCCAGTGTTACAGCAGGAAAAGTCCCAGATCTGCTTGGCACACTCAGGCA
This window contains:
- the PCIF1 gene encoding mRNA (2'-O-methyladenosine-N(6)-)-methyltransferase, coding for MANENHRSPAEEASLMSHSPGTSNQNQPSSPKPMRLVQDLPDELVQAGWEKCWSKRENRPYYFNRFTNQSLWEMPVLGQHDVISDPLGLNAAPMPLEGGVADASVESKQRKRRFSEEVPPSGNSVKKPKADVPGNPAAQPVPSSPSIPGTSVLKAWCVSPEDKQQAALLRPTEVYWDLDIQTNAVIKQRAPSEVLSPHPEVELLRSQLILKLRQHYRELCQQREGIDPPRESFNRWMLERKVVDKGTDPLLPSDCEPVVSPSMFREIMNDIPIRLSRIKFREEAKRLLFKYAEAAKRLIESRSASPDSRKVVKWNVEDTFSWLRRDHSASKEDYMDRLEHLRKQCGPHVSAAAKDSVEGICSKIYYISLEYVKRIREKHLAILKENNISAEVEAPEVQDRLVYCYPVRLAIPSPPLPSVEMHMENNVACVRYKGEMVKVSRNYFSKLWLLYRYSCIDDSGFEKFLPRVWCLLRRYQMMFGVGLYEGTGLQGALPVHIFEALHKLFGVSFECFASPLNCYFKQYCSAFLDTDGYFGSRGPCLDFFPISGSFEANPPFCEELMDAMVSHFEKLLESSSEPLSFIVFIPEWRDPPTPALTRMEQSKFKRHQLILPAFDHEYRSGSQHVCKKEEMYYKAVHNTAVLFLQNSAGFAKWEPTPERLQELVAAYKHSGRTLSSSSSSSSSSSSSSSSTADKERELGREQSSSRETNPN
- the LOC128815694 gene encoding E3 ubiquitin-protein ligase RNF182-like, whose protein sequence is MAQPESKLVSPPVAPSSPELECHICYSRFDARARRPKLLRCGHRLCARCLRRIVPPGDNSTPQLRCPFCRQHSPVPGGDVQQLQDDGEALALLTGRERAKKRGPPLSPEVLLCPSVLEPTSSPDCLVVTILEVPEDVAPPESLGRLEVVRLYRPTSLGALPCHGPGQKWRSWGWQAIPRFILGVLCLLYFSSLPFGIYLLLIEHHSLGIILVSLVPSTLLLCIVYSLCQCLCLEVFGFPHS